The segment TGTTCCATCTCCGGCTGATGACGATGTTTGCCGATGCCGTAAGCGAAAAAGTTTTCGTTCATATTCGGAAAATGAAAATTCTTAGATGGGTTTTTCCCTGCGCCGCTTGCTCCGGTAACCGCGTTAACGATAACCGATTTTTCGATTAAGTTATTCTTAAAAAGCGGAGCGGTGCCGAGCATAAATCCTGTCGGGAAACAGCCCGGATTTGCGATAAGTTTGGCGTCCTTGATTTTATCGCGATACAGTTCGCACAATCCGTAAACAGCGTGTTTCAGATTTTCTTTATCGCTGTGCGGCTGATAGTATTTTTCATATACCTTAACATCTTTGATTCGGTAATCCGCGCTGAAGTCGATAACTTTCAGGCCCGCTTTGAGAAGTTGCGGTACAAACCCCATCGAGACTTTATGCGGCAGGCAGCAAAGTGCGATTTGAGCTTTTTCTACGAGCTTATTCATATTGAGCGGTTCGATATCGAGCGGACACCGTCCCTTGAACCGCGGAAAGACTTCAGCGACACTGCCGCATTCTTCCGGCAGGGCAGTAAGATAGGTAAGCTTAGCCTGTGGATGGTGCAGAAGGATTTCGATAACCTCAGCGCCTGTATATCCGCTTGCGCCTATAATAGCAACAGTAAGCATTTTAAAACTCCTGAAATAAAAAAGGCCGCGTTTTCGTATCGCGGCCATTGTAATAATCCTGAAGGTATTTTGCAATTAACGTTTTGAGAACTGGAATCTCCTTCGGGCGCCGCTTTGTCCCGGTTTCTTCCTTTCAACCATTCTGCCGTCACGAGTCAGCAGGCCTGCGTCTCTCAGGGCCTGTGTCAGCGAAGGGTCGTAATTCTTCAATGCCCTTGCCAGACCGAGCATTACAGCGCCGCTTTGGCCTGTGATGCCGCCGCCTTTAACATTGACAAAAACATCGAGACTTTTCTCGGTTTTCGTCGTCTTCAGCGGAGCCAGAACATTACTGATGTCCTGAGGTCTCGTGAAGTATTTGCCAACTTCTTTTTTATTTATCTTAAGGTCTCCCTTGCCCGGCTTGATTCTTACCCGTGCGACGGAGGTTTTTCTTCTTCCGGTGCCCCAGGTGAAGCTGCTTTTGTGTTCAGCCTTTTGTGCAGGTTGTCCCGCAGGCGAAGGCAGCTTTATTCCCCCTAAAGGGCTATTTGCTGGATTTTCTGTCATACTTTAAGTTTCCGTAAAATTTAATTTTTTATAGTTCGATTTTTTCAGGCTGTTGCGCGGTGTGTTTATGATTCGGACCGCGATAAACCTTTAATTTCTTAAACATATCCTCGCCAAGACTGCTCTTGGGAAGCATTCTTTTCACGGCAAGTTCGATAACTCTTTCAGGCTTTCTTGTCATTAAATCCTTAAAGGTTATATATTTGTGCCCGCCGGGGTATTCGGTGTAGTAGTCGTATTCCTTCGCCTCGGCTTTTTTGCCGGTAACTCTTATCTTGTCAGCATTTACGACAATAACAAAATCTCCGGTATCGACACTCGGCGTATAAGTCGGCTTTGTCTTGCCCATCAGAATAGGAGCAATCTTCGCGGCCAATCTGCCCAGAATAGCCCCATCGGCGTCAACTATAAGCCATTTTCGCTGAACTTCTTCTTTTTTAGCCAAAAAACTCTTCATAGACTCTTTCTCTAATTTATTGAAAACGGTGGATTATAACCGCCAAAAAAGGGGTGTCAACGTTTTTTTGGCCGGATAACACAATTTTTATGCCGGTAAGCTATTTTAATAACGGCAGTTATATAAATTTTAAGGAAAGGCTTGTTTGTTTCAAAAGGCATCGCTATACTAAATACACAACCCGTGTCGGCTTAATAGGGAGAGAAATTATGTCAAAAGCTACAACGAACGGGACAAAAATATTCTCAGAGCAGGAGTGGGCTGAGATTATAGAGGGGCTTTCTTTGTCTCCGCGCGAAAGCCAAATCATCAAATGTCTTTTTGCCGATGAATCGGACAAGAGAATCGCTATGGACCTGAAAATAACCATCCCGACAGTAAGAACCCATATGGCCCGTCTGTTTAGAAAACTTGAGGCTAATGACAGGGCAGATGTCATATTGCACGTCATTGGGCTGTTCCGTCAGAATTGCCGCAAGCTTGACTGTCCTCGTATTCGATGATACCAGAAATGACGAATTGATGATTAACTGAGGTTTACTATAATCCTCTTTCTGGGGTTACGTTATAAACGGTGCGAGAAAGAAGTGAAATTGGGAGGAATGAGGCGAAATTAAGGAGACCAAGTTATGAAGATCAAGTCTATGGTGTTAATTTGTGTTATTGTTTTTTTAGCAGGACTGTTGTCGAGCAACGCTGATGGTGGAATTTATTATGGCAGATACTGGGGTGTAGATGCTTATACAACATGGAACTATTATACAACTTGGACCACCGTACCTACTGGTTATTGGGGCGGCTGGTATAACTATAACTATGGAGGATATTCATGGGGAGCATATTCTGGTTGGTATCACCCGTATAATGGCTACTATGCCGGCTATTATGGCAGTTACTGGGGATGGGGATCGCCATCGTGGTATTACGGATTTACCGATTACTATTCATATCGAACGACATTTGCATGGCCTCGAACAATTTATACGTGGTCACGATATTGGGATCCGGAAGATACAGGCTACA is part of the Phycisphaerae bacterium genome and harbors:
- the argC gene encoding N-acetyl-gamma-glutamyl-phosphate reductase produces the protein MLTVAIIGASGYTGAEVIEILLHHPQAKLTYLTALPEECGSVAEVFPRFKGRCPLDIEPLNMNKLVEKAQIALCCLPHKVSMGFVPQLLKAGLKVIDFSADYRIKDVKVYEKYYQPHSDKENLKHAVYGLCELYRDKIKDAKLIANPGCFPTGFMLGTAPLFKNNLIEKSVIVNAVTGASGAGKNPSKNFHFPNMNENFFAYGIGKHRHQPEMEQIAGEISGKNIEVLFQPHVGPFDVGIMSTIYCQPKEKITAEKLTELYKSFYANEHFVRVLDAAPMLKDIAKTNYCQIYPAVCKDKIVVFSAIDNLIKGASGQAIQNMNIMYGFDETAGLL
- the rplM gene encoding 50S ribosomal protein L13, encoding MKSFLAKKEEVQRKWLIVDADGAILGRLAAKIAPILMGKTKPTYTPSVDTGDFVIVVNADKIRVTGKKAEAKEYDYYTEYPGGHKYITFKDLMTRKPERVIELAVKRMLPKSSLGEDMFKKLKVYRGPNHKHTAQQPEKIEL
- the rpsI gene encoding 30S ribosomal protein S9, with amino-acid sequence MTENPANSPLGGIKLPSPAGQPAQKAEHKSSFTWGTGRRKTSVARVRIKPGKGDLKINKKEVGKYFTRPQDISNVLAPLKTTKTEKSLDVFVNVKGGGITGQSGAVMLGLARALKNYDPSLTQALRDAGLLTRDGRMVERKKPGQSGARRRFQFSKR
- a CDS encoding PEP-CTERM sorting domain-containing protein, encoding MKIKSMVLICVIVFLAGLLSSNADGGIYYGRYWGVDAYTTWNYYTTWTTVPTGYWGGWYNYNYGGYSWGAYSGWYHPYNGYYAGYYGSYWGWGSPSWYYGFTDYYSYRTTFAWPRTIYTWSRYWDPEDTGYTMDFYTEIDGDDKALAIDSAIGEAVEVGDHYWSYNGGEQEGTFTNLEWVTASPSALQVYLLTEGFDADTINDILGEQILLDAFASNYDSESGLYGDMVIGVQWTSYDIPEPTTIILLAAGLLAIKRKK
- a CDS encoding helix-turn-helix transcriptional regulator, with amino-acid sequence MSKATTNGTKIFSEQEWAEIIEGLSLSPRESQIIKCLFADESDKRIAMDLKITIPTVRTHMARLFRKLEANDRADVILHVIGLFRQNCRKLDCPRIR